Genomic window (Sediminispirochaeta smaragdinae DSM 11293):
GGGACCAATAAAACAACCTGTTCCCCTTGCCTTTTTTTTCACAATACCATACTATGTAGGTATGAAATTTTCGACCAGAACACGCTACGGTCTCAGATTCCTCATCTACCTCGGAAGCGAGGGGGGAGACCGTTATGTTCAGCTCGGCGAAATCAGCGAAGCCGAAAAGGTAAGCCAAAAATACCTTGAACAGATTGTCAGGCTCCTTAAGCCATCCGGAATCCTCGATTCCGCACGTGGTGTCACAGGAGGATACAAGATCGCCGTTGACCCCGACAAAGTGCGTCTTGACCGTCTTTTCGAGCTTCTCGAAGGGGACCTTGCGCCGATCAACTGCCTCAGAGAGGATGAGCACTGCGAAAGGGCCTCCCGATGCCCGACGCTTCCTCTTTGGATGGAGCTTGATGATCTTGTCAAAAATTTCCTTAAAGAACGAAGCCTCGGCGATCTTATACGGAACACCAAGGCCAATACCTGCAGCATGATGATGACAAACTGATACCTCGCCCCTTCCGACAAGCCCCGCCGGCGTGTCCGGTTGGGGCTTTAGAAGAAGGAGGCTTTTATGCCGATAAAGATAGACGGGGCTCTTCCCGCCCGCCGGGCCTTAGAGGCGGAAAATATTTTCGTCATGACCAGCGAGCGGGCAATGCATCAGGACATACGCCCGCTGGAGATTGCCATCGTCAACCTGATGCCGGCAAAGATAGATACCGAGATTCAGCTTTTGCGGCTGATGGCCAACTCCCCAATTCAGGTCAATATTGATCTGCTTCACACCGAATCCTATACCTCGCGCCACAGTTCTCCGGCCCATCTGGAACGCTTTTATACCACCTTCTCAAGGGTTGAAAAAAAGCGCTACGACGGGATGATCATCACCGGAGCGCCTGTGGAGACCCTTCCCTTCACCGAGGTGGATTACTGGGATGAGTTGGCTGCAATCATGGAGCACAGCAAAAAGAACGTCTATTCGACACTCCATATCTGCTGGGGGGCCTTTGCTGGCCTCTGGTACCACTACGGAATCGACAAGCTTCTCTTATCTCACAAGCTGACAGGGGTGTTCGAGCACCGGCGAATGGATGATCATTCGCCACTCTTTCGAGGCTTCGACGACTGTTTTCCCCTTCCCCACTCCCGCTATACGGGGATCGACGAGGCTGCTCTAAAGAGGATTCCAAGGCTCGAGATTCTCGCACGATCGAAGGAAGCAGGTAGCGCCGTCATCCAGGCGCAGACGGGACGGCAGATCTTCATAACCGGTCATTTTGAATACGATGCCGACACGCTGGCAAAGGAGTACCAACGGGATACGGAAAAGGGGTTGGATGTGCCCACCCCCGCCCATTACTTTCCTCAGGATAATCCCAATGCTTTTCCCATCTCCACATGGAGGGCACATGCCCACCTCTTTTTTTCAAACTGGCTCAATTATTCAGTATATCAGGCAACCCCATACGATTTGGGAAGCCTGAAACCGATGTTCGAGGAGGAACAACAATGAACAAGCATCTGGAAACCATCGCACTTCATGGTGGCACTATTCCCGATCCCGTAACGGGCAGCAGAGCGGTACCGCTCTACCGGACAACAGCCTATCAATTCAAGGACAGCGGTCATGCGGCCCGGCTCTTTGATCTGGCGGAACCGGGATTCATTTATACGAGGATCGGCAATCCGACCCAGGATGTCCTTGAACAGAGGATGCAGCTTCTGGAAGGTGGTGTCGGGGCCTTGGCCCTTGCATCGGGAACGGCAGCTGTCTTTTACTCCATCATCAATCTGGCAACGGCAGGTGATGAGATTATTGCAACAGCCAACCTATATGGAGGCACCCACACCCTTTTCACTTCAATCCTGCCGGATCTGGGAATCAAGGTAATCCTGATTCCTCCCAATGATATTCCGGCCCTCAAGGCCGCAATCAACGAAAAGAGCCGCGCCGTCTTTACCGAAATCATCGGCAATCCGGCCCTCGAGGTCGCCGACATACCAGCCTTAGCCGAGGCGGCCCACAAGGAGGCCCTTCCCCTCATTGTAGACTCAACCTTTGCAACCCCGGTCCTCAGTCGTCCCATCGAGCTGGGTGCAGATGTGGTCGTCCACAGTCTCTCAAAGTGGATCTGCGGAAGCGGAACGGTCATAGGAGGTGCCGTGATCGACGGTGGTAACTTCGATTGGTCCAGCGGCAGGTTCTCGCGTTTCACCGAACCGGATGAAAGCTACCACGGGATACGCTGGGCAAGGGACCTCGGAGACCAGCAGCGGGCAGCCTTTGTTATGAGGATGAGGACCGTTGCCTTAAGGAATACCGGGGCGGCCATCTCCCCGGATAATGCCTGGAACATCCTCCAGGGGATTGAAACCCTTCCCCTGCGCATGGAGCGTCACTGCGAAAATGCCGCTGCGGTCGCCGCATTTCTTTCCGATCACGGCAAGGTCGACTGGGTACGTTACCCCGGGCTCGATACGGATCCCTCGAAAGAGGTCGCCGACAGGGTCTTGAGCGGGGGCTACGGCGGTATGGTTGTATTCGGCGTAAAGGGAGGTAAGGAGGCTGGTAAACGTTTCATTGAGAAGCTGAAACTCTTCAGCCACCTTGCCAACGTCGGAGACGCAAAGAGCCTTGCCATCCATCCGGGAAGCACCACCCACGCGCAACTCAGCGATCAGGAGCAGATTGCCGCCGGAGTAAAACCTGAGCTTATTCGGCTTTCCATAGGGATTGAACATCAAGACGATATCATCGACGATATAAACCAGGCTTTGAAGGAGGTCTAAAATGAAGATAGCAAAAAACATGACGGAACTTATCGGGAACACCCCCCTGGTATATGCGGATGTACTCCTCTCTCCACAGGCAGCGGCCCAGGGCACGCGGATCGCCGTCAAACTTGAGTCGGCAAATCCCCTCGGCTGTGTGAAGGAGCGGATCGCCCTTGCCATGATAGAGCAGGCAGAAGCCGACGGCAGCCTGAGGCCGGGAGGAATCATCGTCGAACCTACCAGCGGCAACACCGGTGTCGGACTTGCTGGAGTTGCTGCGGTAAAGGGTTACCATATCATTCTCACCATGCCCGAAAGCATGAGCATGGAACGACGCAAACTCCTTGCGGCCCTGGGTGCAGAACTTGTGCTGACCCCGGCGGCGAAAGGCATGAAGGGGGCCATTGAAGAGGCAGAGAAGATTGCATCAAGCAGGGAAAACGCCTTTATTCCGGGGCAGTTCGATAACCCGGCCAACCCGGAGGCACATCGAAGGACCACCGCCCAGGAGATATGGCGCGATACCGACGGCAAGGTCGATCTCTTTGTCGCCGGAGTTGGAACCGGAGGAACTGTTACCGGTACGGGAAGCGCCCTTAAGGCAAAGAATCCGAAAATATCCGTTGTCGCCGTGGAACCCGAAGGCTCTCCGGTTCTTTCCGGAGGAAGTGCAGGCCCGCATAAAATTCAGGGCATCGGGGCCGGCTTCGTTCCCTCGGTGGTGGATATGTCGGTCATAGACAGGATCATCACCATCTCCGATGAGGAGGCAGGAAAGAGTGCCAGGCTGCTTGCAAAAAAGGCAGGACTTTTGGTTGGTATCAGCTCAGGGGCTGCTGCGGCAGCGGCAGCGAGACTTGCCGATGAGAAGGAACATGCGGGAAAGCTGATTGTGGCACTGTTGCCAGACACCGGCGAGCGCTACCTTTCCACCTGGCTTTTCGAGGGCTGAGACGAGAGGGAATGTGCCCGAAGAGGGAACCTACAGCCCTCCCGGGTACATTCGCTTTGCGGCCATCTCCACCGCATCGATGATCTGCTGGTAGCCGGTGCAGCGGCAGAGGTTTCCGCTCATTGCCTTGCGAATTCTATCCCGGCTCGGCCGTTTCTCCCGAAGTAAAAGCGCATAGGCACTCATCACCATACCCGGCGTACAGAAACCGCACTGGATTGCACCGCAGTCGATAAAGGACTGCTGGATCGGATGAAGGCTTCCGTCCGGCCCTTCAAGCCCCTCGACGGTGATTACATTCTTTCCTAAGACCGACGAAAGCTTGGTACGGCAACTGCGTTTTCCCTGGCCGTCGATTACTACGGTACAGGCTCCACAGGCCCCGACCCCACAGCCGTTTTTGACTCCGGTAAGGTCAAGCCGTTCCCGAAGATACTCTAAAAGGCTGAGATCGAGATCTTCCCTGGCAACGCTTCGAACCACCCCGTTGACCGTTATTACGCGTTCATCACTGCTGCTCATTTCAAGTCCTCCGGGGTTATCGTGATAGGAAGGTTGTGGAAGCGAAGTCCCGTTGCGTTGTAGACTGCATTGGCAATGGCCGGGGCCATCAATTCAAGGGCAGGCTCGCCAATTCCCTTAGCCCCCGTGGGCGAGGTGGGATCGGGATTCTCCACAATGATCCCCTTAATCTCGGGCAGATCCTTCGCCCTGGGGATTTTGTACTTATCAAGATTGAGATTGCCGATTCGGCCTTCCCGCACCGCAAGATCTTCGCTCAAGGCCTGCCCTACAGCCTGAGCGATACCGCCGTACATTTGCCCCAAAACCATGGCCCTGTTGATCGCCCGACCGATATCGTGGACCGCGGTTAAAGAAAGGAGCTTTATCTTACCGGTTTTGCGGCTTACCGTCAGCTCGGCAGCCTGGGCGCTGTAAACAAAGGTAAAGTAGGCATCACCCTGCCCAAGCTCTTCGTCCCAGGAAACATGGGGCGCCTGAAAGGTGCCGAAAGCGTAGGGGTAGACCCGATGAAGATGCATCGCCTTCATGGCCTCTTCCCAGCTGAAGCTCTTCCCCAAAGGAACGCTGACCGTATCGTTTTCGAAAACGACCTCAGAAGGGTCGCCACCCAGCTCTTCGGCAAGGGTCTCGGCAATCAGCTTCTTTAGATTCCGGGCAGCGATAGCCACGGCGCCGCCTCCCATGATGGTTCCACGGGTCGCTACGGTGGTTCCGCCATCGGGAATATTGCTGGTGGAGGGTCGCTTATAGCGAATCCTCGAAAGGGGAACCCCAAGTTCTTCGCTGAGGATCATCATCTGGACCGATTCGGCCCCCTGCCCGTTTTCATGGATGGCTGCCTCCAGGAGGATCGAACCGTCCATCTGGCAATTGATAATGGAGGAACAATAATCCATTCCCTCCGCCCCGAGGCTTGCGCCCCGATAGCTGATGGAAAAGCCAATACCGTAGAGCTCATCCCCTTCACCCTTGCCCCGGGAACAGGAGGGGTACTTTTCCCTGTAGGAAGACTCGGCAAGAAGACGATCCATGACCGCCTCAAGACTGACGGTGTGGTTATCAAGCACCTGCCCCGTTATGGTTGCATCCCCCTGCTTGACCATGTTGATGCGACGAATTTCCACAGGAGAGAGCCCCAGCTTTTCTGCGGCCATGTCCATAAGCTGCTCAACGGCAAAGTTGACCTGAGGAGCGCCGAATCCCCGCATGGCACCGGTAAAGACGTTGTTGGTGGTCGCGGCAACGATATCCATGCGTACCGCATCGGCAGTATAGGGGCCACAGCATTGGGCGGTGCTACGCCAGTTCACCCAGGGGGTTACGCTGGTATAGGCCCCCGAGTCGCTTACCATATCAATATCGGCGCCCCGAAGCTTTCCCCGCTTATCAAAGCCCACACGATAATGGAGATGATAGGGATGGCGTTTGTAACTCTCTTTCATAGACCAGCTGCGATCGTAGGTCAGTTTCACCGGTCGATTCAATTTCCGTGCCGCCAAAGCAGCCCTGGCGCACACAATGGCGGCGGTATCGTCCTTTCCTCCGAAGCCTCCCCCCATAGGCGTCATATAGACCTCAACATTGGCAAGGGGCTCACCAAGCATGGCCGACACAAAACGTCTGGTTGAATAGGGATGCTGCATGCTGCCGTATATCTCGATAACACCATCGGGACGAGGCACCGCAATCCCCGCCTCGGGCTCCATATAGGCGTGCTCGATAAACTGGGTGGAAAACTCCTCATCGAGAACAAGATCACACCCCTGCAAAACAGCCTCCGCATCCCCCTTCCTGACCCGTCCATGGTTGATACGGTTGGTATTTCCTGCAGAACCTGGACGAAGGATCGGAGCATCGGGCTTGAGAGCCTCAAAGGGATCGGTAACGGGAGGAAGCTCATCTGCCTGCTCCTTTACCAAGGGCGCAGCGGCAAGGGCCGCCGCCCGGGTTTCGGCAACAACCAGGGCAATGACGTCTCCCTCGCAAAGGATGCGCTCCTGGGCAAGCATGGCATAATCGCGGTTGATCTGGCCGAAGCAGATCTGTCCGGGAATATCGGCTGCGGTAAAAACTCCGAGAACCCCGGGTGAGGCCGACGCCGCATCAACATCGACGCGAAGATGCTCGGCTCGTACATAGCCGGTATAAACGACAACCGCATGGGCCATACCGTAGAATTTCAGATCGTCGGTATACTTGGCCCGTCCGGTCACCTTGGAAACGGCATCGTTTCTGAAAACCGTCGTTCCGGAAACTGGCATAATAACTCCTTGAATACATATCCCAAAGGAGAGGGATTTGCAACATATTACAACACAATAGGCCCTAATGCAAATAAAAGCGGGGAATGTATCAGAAAAAAATCCATATCAATTATAGGAAACCGCGGGGTCATTTTCGTTAAGTTTTTCTTTACAACTCAATATAGTGTTGTATACTGTTGCATAATATTTGGTCGCTCGCGTTGCGGATTGTTGTATTTCCCGGAACTGCTCGGTGCTCCTTTACCGGGCCGAAACATACCGCACAAAAAAACCAAAGGAGCGTCCGAAAAGGAGACCTCATGAGCGATACCTCCGTTCAAACACCCCCGCAAAACGGGGCAGCAGGCAGTGCCGTAGAGATCATCTACGGTCTAAACGATCGTCCTTCCTTTTTGCAATCACTCTTCGCGGCACTGCAACACCTTCTTGCCATCTTTGTCAGTATTATTACCCCGCCGACCATCATCTGCGGTGTTTTGGGGCTGCCCATCCAGATGACCAGCTACATCATTTCCATGGCCCTGGTCGTCTCTGGCATCGCAACCTTCATCCAGGCCAAGAAGTTCGGCCCTGTCGGGAGCGGACTTCTCTCCATACAGGGCACAAGCTTCACCTTTCTCGGGACCATCATCGCCATCGGCATGGCGGTCAAGGGAGATGGCGGCAGCAACGAAGCCGCCCTTGCCACCATCTTCGGCATCTGCTTCTTCGGCAGTTTCATCGAAATGGTCTTTTCTCGATTTCTCAAGTTCCTCCAGAAAATCATTACCCCTCTGGTCAGCGGTATCATCGTCACCATGATCGGGCTCTCCCTGGTCAAGGTTGGGTTCACCGATATCGCAGGGGGATCGGCCGCGGTAGGAACCGACGCCTTTGGAAGCTGGCAGAACCTCGGTCTGGCTGCAATCGTTCTGGTAACCATCATCATCCTGAACCGCAGCAAAAACCAATGGCTTCGCATGGGAGCCATCGTTATCGGCCTTGCCGTCGGCTATGTCGTTGCGGCCTTCATGGGGCGTATCGATTTTACCAAGCTCGACGGATTATCCCTGGTCAACGTGCCGATACCCTTCAAATACGGCTTTTTCAAATTTCGTTTCGACTATTTCATCCCCATGGCGCTCCTCTACCTGATCACCACCGTGGAGTCCATCGGAGACCTCACCGCAACCAGTCTGGTATCAAATCAACCCATTGAGGGAAAACAGTACATTAAAACCATCAGCGGCGGGGTCCTCGGCGATGGAGTGAACTCCGCGATAGCGGCCCTGTTCAACAGCTTTCCCAATACCACCTTCAGTCAGAACAACGGCATCATCCAGCTTACCGGTGTGGCGAGTCGCTACATTGGCTACTTTATCGCCGCTCTGCTTGTCATATTCGGGGCCTTCCCCATCATCGGCGGAATCTTCAGCCTCATTCCCTCCCCTGTTCTCGGAGGAGCCACCATCATCATGTTCGGGACCGTTGCAGCCAGCGGCATCAAGCTGATCGGCACCAACGTCATCAACCGTCGGGGGATCCTTATCATGGCCATAAGCTTCGGGCTCGGCCTCGGTGTGATCCTCGTTCCCGACGCCCTGGGGCACTTTCCTCCCCTGGCAAAAACCATCTTCGGTTCGGCAATCACCACCGGCGGACTTTCCGCTATATTCCTCAACATCATTCTTCCCCGTTCCTACAAGGAGCAGAAGGTCCACGACGACCTTCGCACCGATATGACCTGATTTTTTTTGGGGGGCGCATCCCCTTCGGGGACCGCTCCTCCGCTGCAATTCCTCGCCCCGTCCGGGGCGGGAGCGGCAGACGGGCTCACTCCCGATCGCCCGCCGCTCCCTGCCGGGGCTGCGGGATTTCCGCTCCGTCCCTTGCGCTGATGCCCGACAGAATAGCGTCATCCTTAGGACCAGGGCCTCAGAGCCATTTGCAAAAAATTGTAATCCATGAGAAGATTGCGCAGAGTGTAAAGAAGAATGTCAGTAGCATCACGAAACATTACCGATAACGAAAGTATCCTGCCCACCTTAAACTTCTGGTACTCATTTCGGCCGGTACTCTTTGCAAAGAGTATCATAGTCGGCGTGGTAACCGGTTTCCTTGTCGTGGCCCTGCGCATCGGCCTCACCGCTGCCCATGATATACGAAAAAGCTTATACGAAGCATTGCCTGAGAAGCCCCTTCCTATTCAGTTGGGCTGGGTATTTCTTCTTGTTATAGCAGGTTTGCTCATAGGATATACGATAAAACGATACCCGCTCATTCGAGGAAGCGGTATTCCACAGGTGAAAGGGGCCCTTAACCGACAAATCCGCCTCTCCTGGTTCCCCGAACTCTTTTTGAAGTTTTTCGGAGGTATCGTCGGTATCGGTGCAGGGCTCTCCCTCGGAAGGGAAGGCCCCTGTGTGCAACTCGGTTCCTACGTAGGATTGAGTATGCTTCACCACTCAAAAACCCCCAATCTGGAACGTAAATATCTTATTACCAGCGGGGCTGCAGCAGGTTTGTCGGCTGCCTTCAACGCTCCCCTTGCCGGTGTCATCTTCGTCCTTGAAGAGATGCACAAAAGCTTTTCGCCGCTCTTGCTGGTCTGTTCCATGGCCTCGTCAACCGCTGCGGACTTTGTCGCAAGTCACTTCTTCGGACTCAGGCCCATTTTCGATTTCCACGCAATCAACGTCATTCCCCAGGAATACTTTCATTTTGCCATTATTCTGGGCATTGTCATCGCCTTTGTCGGCCATCTTTTTAAGAAGGCCCTCTACTTTTTTCAGGATTTCTACGTGAGGCTGCGTATCCCCGTGATATTGCGACCGGTCCTGCCCCTTCTGCTCTCCGTGCTTCTGGGGCTCTACTGCTTCGATGTGACGGGAGGAGGACATCATTTAATCGAAAGCCTCTGCTACGATAACAAGACCCTCCT
Coding sequences:
- a CDS encoding RrF2 family transcriptional regulator, with amino-acid sequence MKFSTRTRYGLRFLIYLGSEGGDRYVQLGEISEAEKVSQKYLEQIVRLLKPSGILDSARGVTGGYKIAVDPDKVRLDRLFELLEGDLAPINCLREDEHCERASRCPTLPLWMELDDLVKNFLKERSLGDLIRNTKANTCSMMMTN
- a CDS encoding homoserine O-succinyltransferase: MPIKIDGALPARRALEAENIFVMTSERAMHQDIRPLEIAIVNLMPAKIDTEIQLLRLMANSPIQVNIDLLHTESYTSRHSSPAHLERFYTTFSRVEKKRYDGMIITGAPVETLPFTEVDYWDELAAIMEHSKKNVYSTLHICWGAFAGLWYHYGIDKLLLSHKLTGVFEHRRMDDHSPLFRGFDDCFPLPHSRYTGIDEAALKRIPRLEILARSKEAGSAVIQAQTGRQIFITGHFEYDADTLAKEYQRDTEKGLDVPTPAHYFPQDNPNAFPISTWRAHAHLFFSNWLNYSVYQATPYDLGSLKPMFEEEQQ
- a CDS encoding O-acetylhomoserine aminocarboxypropyltransferase/cysteine synthase family protein translates to MNKHLETIALHGGTIPDPVTGSRAVPLYRTTAYQFKDSGHAARLFDLAEPGFIYTRIGNPTQDVLEQRMQLLEGGVGALALASGTAAVFYSIINLATAGDEIIATANLYGGTHTLFTSILPDLGIKVILIPPNDIPALKAAINEKSRAVFTEIIGNPALEVADIPALAEAAHKEALPLIVDSTFATPVLSRPIELGADVVVHSLSKWICGSGTVIGGAVIDGGNFDWSSGRFSRFTEPDESYHGIRWARDLGDQQRAAFVMRMRTVALRNTGAAISPDNAWNILQGIETLPLRMERHCENAAAVAAFLSDHGKVDWVRYPGLDTDPSKEVADRVLSGGYGGMVVFGVKGGKEAGKRFIEKLKLFSHLANVGDAKSLAIHPGSTTHAQLSDQEQIAAGVKPELIRLSIGIEHQDDIIDDINQALKEV
- the cysK gene encoding cysteine synthase A, with translation MKIAKNMTELIGNTPLVYADVLLSPQAAAQGTRIAVKLESANPLGCVKERIALAMIEQAEADGSLRPGGIIVEPTSGNTGVGLAGVAAVKGYHIILTMPESMSMERRKLLAALGAELVLTPAAKGMKGAIEEAEKIASSRENAFIPGQFDNPANPEAHRRTTAQEIWRDTDGKVDLFVAGVGTGGTVTGTGSALKAKNPKISVVAVEPEGSPVLSGGSAGPHKIQGIGAGFVPSVVDMSVIDRIITISDEEAGKSARLLAKKAGLLVGISSGAAAAAAARLADEKEHAGKLIVALLPDTGERYLSTWLFEG
- a CDS encoding (2Fe-2S)-binding protein, yielding MSSSDERVITVNGVVRSVAREDLDLSLLEYLRERLDLTGVKNGCGVGACGACTVVIDGQGKRSCRTKLSSVLGKNVITVEGLEGPDGSLHPIQQSFIDCGAIQCGFCTPGMVMSAYALLLREKRPSRDRIRKAMSGNLCRCTGYQQIIDAVEMAAKRMYPGGL
- a CDS encoding xanthine dehydrogenase family protein molybdopterin-binding subunit, with amino-acid sequence MPVSGTTVFRNDAVSKVTGRAKYTDDLKFYGMAHAVVVYTGYVRAEHLRVDVDAASASPGVLGVFTAADIPGQICFGQINRDYAMLAQERILCEGDVIALVVAETRAAALAAAPLVKEQADELPPVTDPFEALKPDAPILRPGSAGNTNRINHGRVRKGDAEAVLQGCDLVLDEEFSTQFIEHAYMEPEAGIAVPRPDGVIEIYGSMQHPYSTRRFVSAMLGEPLANVEVYMTPMGGGFGGKDDTAAIVCARAALAARKLNRPVKLTYDRSWSMKESYKRHPYHLHYRVGFDKRGKLRGADIDMVSDSGAYTSVTPWVNWRSTAQCCGPYTADAVRMDIVAATTNNVFTGAMRGFGAPQVNFAVEQLMDMAAEKLGLSPVEIRRINMVKQGDATITGQVLDNHTVSLEAVMDRLLAESSYREKYPSCSRGKGEGDELYGIGFSISYRGASLGAEGMDYCSSIINCQMDGSILLEAAIHENGQGAESVQMMILSEELGVPLSRIRYKRPSTSNIPDGGTTVATRGTIMGGGAVAIAARNLKKLIAETLAEELGGDPSEVVFENDTVSVPLGKSFSWEEAMKAMHLHRVYPYAFGTFQAPHVSWDEELGQGDAYFTFVYSAQAAELTVSRKTGKIKLLSLTAVHDIGRAINRAMVLGQMYGGIAQAVGQALSEDLAVREGRIGNLNLDKYKIPRAKDLPEIKGIIVENPDPTSPTGAKGIGEPALELMAPAIANAVYNATGLRFHNLPITITPEDLK
- a CDS encoding nucleobase:cation symporter-2 family protein — translated: MSDTSVQTPPQNGAAGSAVEIIYGLNDRPSFLQSLFAALQHLLAIFVSIITPPTIICGVLGLPIQMTSYIISMALVVSGIATFIQAKKFGPVGSGLLSIQGTSFTFLGTIIAIGMAVKGDGGSNEAALATIFGICFFGSFIEMVFSRFLKFLQKIITPLVSGIIVTMIGLSLVKVGFTDIAGGSAAVGTDAFGSWQNLGLAAIVLVTIIILNRSKNQWLRMGAIVIGLAVGYVVAAFMGRIDFTKLDGLSLVNVPIPFKYGFFKFRFDYFIPMALLYLITTVESIGDLTATSLVSNQPIEGKQYIKTISGGVLGDGVNSAIAALFNSFPNTTFSQNNGIIQLTGVASRYIGYFIAALLVIFGAFPIIGGIFSLIPSPVLGGATIIMFGTVAASGIKLIGTNVINRRGILIMAISFGLGLGVILVPDALGHFPPLAKTIFGSAITTGGLSAIFLNIILPRSYKEQKVHDDLRTDMT
- a CDS encoding ClC family H(+)/Cl(-) exchange transporter, with the translated sequence MSVASRNITDNESILPTLNFWYSFRPVLFAKSIIVGVVTGFLVVALRIGLTAAHDIRKSLYEALPEKPLPIQLGWVFLLVIAGLLIGYTIKRYPLIRGSGIPQVKGALNRQIRLSWFPELFLKFFGGIVGIGAGLSLGREGPCVQLGSYVGLSMLHHSKTPNLERKYLITSGAAAGLSAAFNAPLAGVIFVLEEMHKSFSPLLLVCSMASSTAADFVASHFFGLRPIFDFHAINVIPQEYFHFAIILGIVIAFVGHLFKKALYFFQDFYVRLRIPVILRPVLPLLLSVLLGLYCFDVTGGGHHLIESLCYDNKTLLFLSVLLCLKFLFTTLCYGSGNPGGIFLPLLLIGALVGQIYGGLLQAFGLIDSSHNMNFMIMGMAANFTAIVRAPVTGAILILEMSGNFNHLLGLVGVCMSTYLVGSFIKSRPVYDVLLDRLIHRNPGIFVGNERRKVILEIPVSIDSFLEHKQVAHIDWPEGTVLIGIMRGEKEFIPKPKTEILPGDQLLILASEEDAGKVQMSLIAMGASPED